The nucleotide window AGGTAGCGAGGCTCCAACACGATCTGATCTCCGCCATGGCCGAAGGGGAGGACGCGAATCACGAAGTTGCGGAGCTGAAGCGTGAGTTGGAAGAGAAGGGGGAGAAAATTGATAGCTTGGAGAAGGAGGTCGAGAGCCTGAAGAAGGCGAAGGCTGATAGCGAGAAGAGAGTTAGGGAATTGGAGAGGAAGATTGGGGTTTTGGAAGTGAAGGAGACTGAGGAGAAGAGCAAGAAAATTAGGGTTGAggaggagatgagagagagacttGATGAGAAAGAGAGCGAGCTTATCTTGTTCAAGAAGAAAGTGGAGGATTTGGAGTCAGTTGTTGCGAAGAACAGTGCTGAATTCGGGAAGAGAGTGAACGAGAGGGTCAATGTCGAGGCAGCGCTGAGGGAATCGGAGGATAAGTGCAGAGCCATGGAAATGAAGATGGGACAATTACAGAAGGACGTCATGGATGCTGAGAAGGTTATTACTGGATTGAAGGAGAGGACTGTTGAGGCCATTAATGGTACTGCGAATGAAATGAAGGAGATTCTGGAAGGTGGAGAGACGGGGTCGAAAGGATTGAGCTTGCCAGTTGTGGCAGGGTCTACTGGGGTCGTTGTTGCCGCGGCAGCTGCTGTTGTCTATGTGTTGTATGTAAGGCAGAGGTGATTGGATTGCAATGCGGTATAGAGGAAAAAAATCCAGGCAGGTTTAACGCTAGaggttagggtttttatttGGTTAAGAGCATGTCGCAATTTTGTTAGAATTACTGAATCTTTTTTGTTGGCTTTGGTTTTCTTGCGAGCCGATCTTGTTAGCTCTATCATTTTGGAACGATGTTTTGTTTAGCTTTTGCTTGCTTTGTTTGAAAAAAATCCATATATGTAGTTCATACTTTGGCTATAACTATATGTAGTTCATACTTTGGCTATAACTATTTTGTATTCGTACACTGCGTGCTCCAAGCCATTTTGAATTGCTTGAATAATACATATTTTGCATTAGGTGTTTGGGAGCTGATTTTACACACGTTTTATAGCTTTTCCCACACCCCTCTTTGTTCCAGGCCatcggattgaataaatcaaacgaaaacaACGGACATGATTAGCCAGGGGTGTGTAGGAAGCTATAAAAGGTGTGTGTTTATCATTTTCCTAGGTGTTTCTGCTAATTATTGGATGGTTTTTAAGCACATTGTTAATTTGATATCTCGAATTCATACAACTTTCCTTAAAAGTTCCGTTTAGTAGTTTTTGAAGAAAAGTTGACGTTTAATAGTCGAGCTAGGAACCATCACTTATGGTGCCATGTTGCTCCCCATTTGTCTCCCTGCTCGGGGTTGTGCTGGGTTCTGAATTCTACCAATTATGTGCAATTCCGTTGTCTTGGTTAACTGTTGTGTACTTCCTTTCGAGGATCAGCAACATTATGCAGTGATCATTTGCTGCATTCATGAAATTTTGTTTGTTCATGTTCATTTTTTTATGCAAGTTAGAACCTTTTTTCTGCGAAGTTAATCTTCTGTTCATGTAAGCCTGCGCCCTAAGTGACATGGTGAAGTCGCCCATTATAAGGTTGACTTCACCGCGTCATTTAGGGCTAAAACTTGAATAAAACCAGGTGTATAACCCCTCTCTGATCGAAGTTTCTCTCGTCCTTGAGGATTTCTTGCTAACCAACTCATAAACTTGTGCAGAAAGCAAGTAGAACtgctttatcttttgttttgtgtcatTGCAGTTTGTTTCAATAGTGTGATTGAGTGAGAGTTTGAGTAAATAAGTGATGAGGATGGCGTAATGAGTTAGAATTATGATAGTTGATGGTTTCATTCACTTCAATATAGCAAAAGAAATGTGCGTTTGAGCACTCAATATCGCCTCGTTGCAACGGTTTTTCAACTCCAAGATCTGGTGGTGTACCCTTGGGCCATTTAGGTTCGCTTTACATGCACAACCATCCGCCTGTCGGTGTAAATCTATCATGACTAATCTCGTGATGAGAGAAAATGGTGTATGCAAGTAAAAATATTGT belongs to Malus sylvestris chromosome 17, drMalSylv7.2, whole genome shotgun sequence and includes:
- the LOC126611195 gene encoding peroxisomal and mitochondrial division factor 2-like; protein product: MAEKKTVEIVDDQAEDFFDADQAAGLGRKVEGLEGEKLELQRENKETKEKIQELTVEIEKLKSSEKETKERLREMELEIERTEEGKDVLESVANRAIELETEVARLQHDLISAMAEGEDANHEVAELKRELEEKGEKIDSLEKEVESLKKAKADSEKRVRELERKIGVLEVKETEEKSKKIRVEEEMRERLDEKESELILFKKKVEDLESVVAKNSAEFGKRVNERVNVEAALRESEDKCRAMEMKMGQLQKDVMDAEKVITGLKERTVEAINGTANEMKEILEGGETGSKGLSLPVVAGSTGVVVAAAAAVVYVLYVRQR